The following proteins come from a genomic window of Salvia hispanica cultivar TCC Black 2014 chromosome 4, UniMelb_Shisp_WGS_1.0, whole genome shotgun sequence:
- the LOC125223328 gene encoding cucumber peeling cupredoxin-like, with translation MAATNLRLIVAALLVMAAAAADTYTNHTVGGDAGWFFDSATNKTSADYSAWAAKSTFNLGDYLIFNTNTNQTVIQTYNKTTYSSCIIDDALDSDTFQYDGGRNEFGSAMTISVALTIEGTQYYFSDANDGEQCQHGMAFEIKVEHGLGLPPSLNQPPPPVYVPPPGPANNEEQSPPAGFANTTPSSNHAIITGASFSVTVLLGLISLLGC, from the exons ATGGCAGCGACCAATCTCCGGCTGATTGTGGCGGCTCTGCTAGTCATGGCAGCTGCGGCGGCGGACACTTACACCAACCATACAGTAGGCGGCGACGCCGGCTGGTTCTTCGACTCCGCCACCAATAAGACTTCCGCTGACTATAGTGCTTGGGCTGCTAAATCGACATTCAATCTCGGAGACTATCTCA TTttcaacacaaacacaaaccaAACTGTGATCCAAACATACAACAAGACGACGTACAGTAGCTGCATCATCGATGATGCTTTAGACAGCGATACGTTTCAGTATGATGGTGGCAGAAACGAGTTTGGAAGCGCCATGACCATAAGCGTGGCACTGACCATCGAGGGGACTCAATACTACTTCTCGGATGCTAATGATGGGGAGCAATGCCAACATGGGATGGCCTTCGAGATCAAGGTAGAACACGGGCTGGGGCTCCCACCGAGCCTCAACCAACCCCCTCCTCCGGTCTATGTTCCGCCACCCGGCCCAGCAAACAACGAGGAGCAGTCCCCACCTGCTGGGTTTGCAAACACCACTCCTTCCTCCAATCATGCCATCATAACTGGTGCTAGCTTCTCTGTTACTGTGCTTCTTGGTTTGATCTCCTTGCTGGGATGCTGA
- the LOC125223324 gene encoding cytochrome P450 704C1-like isoform X1, with protein sequence MAVMISMGLALWMLAFSAMMAGLVARKFDKRRYHPITGTIFDQLLNFGRLHDYMTDLAAHYKTYRLLAPLRSEVYTSDPANVEYILKTNFLNYAKGWHNHSILKDLLGDGIFTVDGEKWRDQRKVSSHEFSARALRDVSALVFKENAVKLANVLSESADSDLPIDIQDLFMRSTLDSIFKVAFGSDLDSTSGLNEEGARFSRAFDAASEITAWRYVDVLWRIKRALNLGLEARLKENVRVVDEFVYKLINTKIAHSEHHGKQDILSRFLSLSEADPKYLRDVVLNFVMAGKDTTATTLSWFFYMLCKHPLSQEKAAEEVKRVAAVTGSISEFAASLSEGSLEQMHYLHAALSETLRLYPPVPVNPKMCLSDDTLPDGFHVRKGDVVAYQPYAMGRMTAIWGDDAGEFRPERWLDEDGCFRPENPFKFTAFQAGPRICLGKEFAYRQMKTLSAVVLRFFTLRLSDETKAVNYRTMINLHIDGGLLLRVLPREDTQSTESINVDHGLTH encoded by the exons ATGGCGGTGATGATCTCCATGGGTCTTGCCTTGTGGATGTTGGCGTTCTCCGCCATGATGGCCGGGTTGGTTGCTCGGAAATTCGACAAGAGAAGATACCACCCTATCACCGGCACCATATTCGACCAGCTCCTCAACTTCGGGAGGCTGCACGACTACATGACCGATCTCGCCGCCCACTACAAGACCTACCGACTCCTCGCCCCTTTGCGAAGCGAGGTTTACACCTCTGATCCGGCCAACGTCGAGTATATACTTAAAACCAACTTCCTAAACTATGCCAAG GGGTGGCACAACCACAGCATTCTAAAGGATTTATTAGGCGATGGGATTTTCACAGTTGATGGAGAGAAATGGAGGGACCAGAGAAAGGTTTCTAGCCATGAATTCTCTGCCAGGGCTCTCAGGGATGTGAGCGCCCTTGTTTTCAAGGAAAACGCCGTCAAGCTCGCTAACGTCTTATCGGAATCTGCAGATTCCGATCTCCCTATCGATATCCAA GACCTTTTCATGAGATCCACTCTCGACTCGATATTCAAAGTTGCATTTGGATCCGACCTTGACAGCACGTCTGGGTTGAATGAGGAAGGCGCGAGATTCAGCCGCGCTTTTGATGCTGCAAGCGAGATCACTGCGTGGAGATACGTTGACGTGCTGTGGAGGATCAAGAGGGCTCTCAATCTTGGGTTGGAGGCGAGATTGAAGGAGAATGTTAGAGTTGTTGATGAGTTTGTGTATAAGCTGATCAACACCAAGATTGCTCATTCTGAACATCATGGT AAACAAGACATCTTGTCAAGATTCCTCAGCTTGTCGGAGGCAGATCCCAAGTACTTGAGAGATGTGGTGCTCAACTTTGTAATGGCTGGCAAAGATACTACAGCAACAACTCTGTCATGGTTCTTCTACATGTTGTGCAAGCACCCTCTATCACAGGAGAAGGCGGCCGAGGAGGTTAAACGAGTTGCAGCTGTGACGGGTAGCATCTCCGAGTTCGCAGCCAGTTTGAGCGAAGGCTCTCTCGAACAAATGCACTACCTTCACGCTGCACTGTCCGAGACACTCAGGCTCTACCCTCCGGTTCCTGTG AACCCAAAAATGTGCTTGTCCGACGACACGTTGCCTGATGGTTTCCATGTGAGGAAAGGCGATGTGGTGGCTTACCAACCATATGCGATGGGGAGAATGACAGCCATATGGGGTGATGATGCAGGAGAGTTCAGACCAGAGAGGTGGCTCGATGAGGATGGCTGCTTTCGACCTGAAAACCCTTTCAAGTTCACTGCTTTCCAG GCTGGGCCAAGAATCTGTTTGGGGAAGGAATTTGCCTACAGGCAGATGAAGACACTCTCAGCTGTTGTGCTCAGATTCTTCACCTTGAGATTGAGTGATGAGACCAAAGCAGTCAACTATAGGACCATGATCAATCTCCACATCGATGGGGGGCTCCTTCTTCGCGTCCTTCCTAGGGAGGACACTCAGTCTACAGAATCAATCAACGTGGACCATGGCCTCACGCACTGA
- the LOC125223325 gene encoding AT-hook motif nuclear-localized protein 22-like isoform X1, with translation MDQVAHGRPLPPPFHARELQLQHQQFQHDDDNKHSLSLKRDRDNPATSEGKDAEVSRRPRGRPAGSKNKPKPPIIITRDSANALRSHVMEIASGCDVHDSISTFATRRQRGVCILSGTGTVTNVTLRQPAAPTSVLTLHGRFEILSLSGSFLPPPAPPAASSLAIYLAGSQGQVVGGTVVGPLLASGPVVIMAASFGNAAYERLPLEQEEAPEGQQQMMSDPNANLFQGNPQNMVQMPPADAFWATGINAVADADKSFHHL, from the exons ATGGATCAAGTAGCTCACGGGCGCCCCCTCCCGCCGCCGTTCCACGCCCGAGAACTCCAGCTCCAGCACCAACAGTTCCAGCACGACGACGACAACAAGCATTCCCTGAGCCTAAAGCGCGACCGCGACAACCCCGCCACCTCCGAAGGCAAAGACGCGGAGGTCTCCCGGCGGCCACGGGGGCGGCCGGCGGGGTCGAAGAACAAGCCGAAACCCCCCATCATCATCACCCGCGACAGCGCCAACGCGCTCAGATCCCACGTGATGGAAATCGCCAGCGGCTGCGACGTCCACGACAGCATCTCCACCTTCGCCACGCGCCGCCAGAGGGGCGTGTGCATCCTCAGCGGCACCGGCACCGTCACCAACGTCACCCTCCGCCAGCCCGCCGCGCCCACCTCCGTCCTCACCCTCCACGGCCGCTTCGAGATCCTCTCCCTCTCCGGCTCCTTCCTCCCTCCCCCCGCCCCGCCCGCCGCCTCCTCCCTCGCCATCTACCTCGCCGGCTCGCAGGGCCAGGTCGTCGGCGGCACCGTCGTCGGCCCCCTCCTCGCCTCCGGCCCCGTCGTCATCATGGCCGCCTCCTTCGGGAACGCCGCCTACGAGCGCCTCCCGCTCGAACAAGAGGAGGCGCCTGAAGGGCAGCAGCAGATGATGAGTGATCCGAACGCGAATCTGTTTCAAGGAAACCCTCAAAATATGGTGCAAATGCCGCCGGCGGACGCGTTTTGGGCCACAG GGATTAATGCAGTCGCAGATGCAGATAAAAGTTTCCACCACCTCTAA
- the LOC125223325 gene encoding AT-hook motif nuclear-localized protein 22-like isoform X2 translates to MDQVAHGRPLPPPFHARELQLQHQQFQHDDDNKHSLSLKRDRDNPATSEGKDAEVSRRPRGRPAGSKNKPKPPIIITRDSANALRSHVMEIASGCDVHDSISTFATRRQRGVCILSGTGTVTNVTLRQPAAPTSVLTLHGRFEILSLSGSFLPPPAPPAASSLAIYLAGSQGQVVGGTVVGPLLASGPVVIMAASFGNAAYERLPLEQEEAPEGQQQMMSDPNANLFQGNPQNMVQMPPADAFWATVPRSS, encoded by the exons ATGGATCAAGTAGCTCACGGGCGCCCCCTCCCGCCGCCGTTCCACGCCCGAGAACTCCAGCTCCAGCACCAACAGTTCCAGCACGACGACGACAACAAGCATTCCCTGAGCCTAAAGCGCGACCGCGACAACCCCGCCACCTCCGAAGGCAAAGACGCGGAGGTCTCCCGGCGGCCACGGGGGCGGCCGGCGGGGTCGAAGAACAAGCCGAAACCCCCCATCATCATCACCCGCGACAGCGCCAACGCGCTCAGATCCCACGTGATGGAAATCGCCAGCGGCTGCGACGTCCACGACAGCATCTCCACCTTCGCCACGCGCCGCCAGAGGGGCGTGTGCATCCTCAGCGGCACCGGCACCGTCACCAACGTCACCCTCCGCCAGCCCGCCGCGCCCACCTCCGTCCTCACCCTCCACGGCCGCTTCGAGATCCTCTCCCTCTCCGGCTCCTTCCTCCCTCCCCCCGCCCCGCCCGCCGCCTCCTCCCTCGCCATCTACCTCGCCGGCTCGCAGGGCCAGGTCGTCGGCGGCACCGTCGTCGGCCCCCTCCTCGCCTCCGGCCCCGTCGTCATCATGGCCGCCTCCTTCGGGAACGCCGCCTACGAGCGCCTCCCGCTCGAACAAGAGGAGGCGCCTGAAGGGCAGCAGCAGATGATGAGTGATCCGAACGCGAATCTGTTTCAAGGAAACCCTCAAAATATGGTGCAAATGCCGCCGGCGGACGCGTTTTGGGCCACAG TGCCCCGGAGTAGCTGA
- the LOC125223454 gene encoding gibberellin 20 oxidase 1-B-like, giving the protein MSFSIIQHQAHIPPQFIWPEHERPCPEAPPALDVPPIDLGGFTSGDPEAVGNAARLIDQACRRHGFFLVVNHGIDADLIGRVHSATDMFFSMPAAEKEKAMRKAGEHCGYASSFTGRFSSKLPWKETLSFGYSAEAGLVESYFSETLGEEYGAFGRVLEEYCEAMSGVCLKVMEVLGVSLGVGADCFRDFFIGNESMMRLNYYPPCQQPEAALGTGPHCDPTSLTILHQDQVGGLEVYVDQKWHSIAPNPHAFVVNIGDTFMALSNGIYKGCLHRAVLNSAAPRRSIAFFLCPGKDRVVSPPQELLSQGRLYPDFKWPALLEFTQKHYRSDVKTLDAFVAWLHSTPKS; this is encoded by the exons ATGTCCTTCTCCATCATCCAACACCAAGCCCACATCCCTCCCCAGTTCATCTGGCCCGAGCACGAGCGCCCGTGCCCGGAGGCGCCCCCGGCCCTCGACGTCCCCCCAATAGACCTCGGGGGGTTCACGTCGGGGGACCCTGAAGCCGTGGGCAATGCGGCCCGCCTCATCGACCAGGCCTGCCGCCGCCACGGGTTCTTCCTAGTGGTGAACCACGGCATCGACGCGGACCTCATCGGGCGGGTCCACTCCGCGACCGACATGTTCTTCAGCATGCCGGCCGCCGAGAAGGAGAAGGCGATGAGGAAGGCCGGCGAGCACTGCGGCTACGCCAGCAGCTTCACCGGCAGATTCTCGTCGAAGCTCCCCTGGAAGGAAACGCTGTCGTTTGGGTACAGCGCGGAGGCCGGCCTGGTGGAGAGCTACTTCTCCGAGACACTGGGAGAAGAGTACGGCGCATTCGG GAGGGTTTTAGAGGAGTACTGTGAGGCGATGAGCGGAGTGTGTTTGAAGGTGATGGAGGTTTTGGGAGTGAGTTTAGGAGTTGGGGCAGATTGCTTCAGGGATTTCTTCATAGGGAACGAATCGATGATGAGGCTGAACTACTACCCGCCATGTCAGCAGCCAGAGGCGGCGCTGGGGACTGGGCCCCACTGCGACCCCACATCGCTGACCATCCTTCATCAGGACCAAGTCGGGGGGCTGGAGGTGTACGTTGATCAGAAATGGCACTCCATCGCTCCCAACCCGCACGCGTTTGTGGTCAACATCGGAGACACCTTCATGGCGCTGTCGAATGGGATCTATAAAGGGTGCCTGCACAGGGCCGTGCTCAACAGCGCCGCGCCGCGCAGATCCATCGCCTTCTTTTTATGTCCGGGAAAGGACAGGGTGGTGTCGCCGCCGCAGGAGCTGCTTTCGCAGGGGAGGCTCTATCCGGATTTTAAGTGGCCCGCGCTGCTCGAGTTCACGCAGAAACACTATCGTTCCGATGTGAAGACGCTCGACGCCTTTGTTGCTTGGCTTCATTCAACCCccaaatcttaa
- the LOC125223326 gene encoding coiled-coil domain-containing protein 137 yields the protein MGGKAIRRREKNYRAAHDGGNSTRLPPPPVASSIDALPSKLRKLMSFAGSAKEPLNFGKKRIGDGADKAARSAEGSESSTAGMKRKRDGKDLMEQQKGQGDEDPEMSKNEKKKKKRKSKVADDLRFKALDTPAAGSRRKERKKKLLEAKKKKQQKAQTEDDMDFRGREEIKFGDIVQAPPKLTAVPKLSKATGFHDASQERLRLQAVEAYRKRKGWESRPGIKLSAPVTTTSFF from the exons ATGGGGGGAAAGGCGATAagaaggagagagaagaaCTACAGAGCTGCTCATGACGGCGGCAACAGCACCCGTCTGCCGCCGCCACCTGTTGCTTCCTCCATTGATGCTCTCCCGTCAAAACTTCGCAAATTGATGTCCTTTGCAG GATCTGCAAAGGAACCACTGaattttgggaagaaaagAATAGGAGATGGAGCTGATAAG GCAGCTCGTTCGGCAGAAGGATCAGAATCTAGTACTGCAGggatgaaaagaaaaagagatggTAAGGATTTGATGGAACAACAAAAGGGGCAAGGAGATGAAGACCCTGAAATGAGCAAGAacgagaagaagaaaaagaagaggaaaagtAAAGTAGCTGATGACCTCCGGTTTAAGGCATTGGATACACCAGCTGCTGGTTCGCGGAGAAAAGAGCGCAAAAAGAA GCTGTTGGAagcaaaaaagaagaaacaacaGAAGGCCCAGACAGAAGATGACATGGACTTTCGTGGCCGTGAAGAGATTAAGTTTGGGGATATCGTTCAGGCACCTCCGAAGTTAACTGCTGTTCCCAAG TTGTCCAAGGCAACTGGATTCCATGATGCTTCACAAGAAAGACTTCGCTTACAGGCAGTCGAAGCCTACAGAAAACGTAAAGGATGGGAATCAAGGCCAGGGATTAAGCTTTCAGCACCTGTGACTACAACAAGTTTCTTTTAA
- the LOC125223324 gene encoding cytochrome P450 704C1-like isoform X2, which produces MAVMISMGLALWMLAFSAMMAGLVARKFDKRRYHPITGTIFDQLLNFGRLHDYMTDLAAHYKTYRLLAPLRSEVYTSDPANVEYILKTNFLNYAKGWHNHSILKDLLGDGIFTVDGEKWRDQRKVSSHEFSARALRDVSALVFKENAVKLANVLSESADSDLPIDIQDLFMRSTLDSIFKVAFGSDLDSTSGLNEEGARFSRAFDAASEITAWRYVDVLWRIKRALNLGLEARLKENVRVVDEFVYKLINTKIAHSEHHGKQDILSRFLSLSEADPKYLRDVVLNFVMAGKDTTATTLSWFFYMLCKHPLSQEKAAEEVKRVAAVTGSISEFAASLSEGSLEQMHYLHAALSETLRLYPPVPNPKMCLSDDTLPDGFHVRKGDVVAYQPYAMGRMTAIWGDDAGEFRPERWLDEDGCFRPENPFKFTAFQAGPRICLGKEFAYRQMKTLSAVVLRFFTLRLSDETKAVNYRTMINLHIDGGLLLRVLPREDTQSTESINVDHGLTH; this is translated from the exons ATGGCGGTGATGATCTCCATGGGTCTTGCCTTGTGGATGTTGGCGTTCTCCGCCATGATGGCCGGGTTGGTTGCTCGGAAATTCGACAAGAGAAGATACCACCCTATCACCGGCACCATATTCGACCAGCTCCTCAACTTCGGGAGGCTGCACGACTACATGACCGATCTCGCCGCCCACTACAAGACCTACCGACTCCTCGCCCCTTTGCGAAGCGAGGTTTACACCTCTGATCCGGCCAACGTCGAGTATATACTTAAAACCAACTTCCTAAACTATGCCAAG GGGTGGCACAACCACAGCATTCTAAAGGATTTATTAGGCGATGGGATTTTCACAGTTGATGGAGAGAAATGGAGGGACCAGAGAAAGGTTTCTAGCCATGAATTCTCTGCCAGGGCTCTCAGGGATGTGAGCGCCCTTGTTTTCAAGGAAAACGCCGTCAAGCTCGCTAACGTCTTATCGGAATCTGCAGATTCCGATCTCCCTATCGATATCCAA GACCTTTTCATGAGATCCACTCTCGACTCGATATTCAAAGTTGCATTTGGATCCGACCTTGACAGCACGTCTGGGTTGAATGAGGAAGGCGCGAGATTCAGCCGCGCTTTTGATGCTGCAAGCGAGATCACTGCGTGGAGATACGTTGACGTGCTGTGGAGGATCAAGAGGGCTCTCAATCTTGGGTTGGAGGCGAGATTGAAGGAGAATGTTAGAGTTGTTGATGAGTTTGTGTATAAGCTGATCAACACCAAGATTGCTCATTCTGAACATCATGGT AAACAAGACATCTTGTCAAGATTCCTCAGCTTGTCGGAGGCAGATCCCAAGTACTTGAGAGATGTGGTGCTCAACTTTGTAATGGCTGGCAAAGATACTACAGCAACAACTCTGTCATGGTTCTTCTACATGTTGTGCAAGCACCCTCTATCACAGGAGAAGGCGGCCGAGGAGGTTAAACGAGTTGCAGCTGTGACGGGTAGCATCTCCGAGTTCGCAGCCAGTTTGAGCGAAGGCTCTCTCGAACAAATGCACTACCTTCACGCTGCACTGTCCGAGACACTCAGGCTCTACCCTCCGGTTCCT AACCCAAAAATGTGCTTGTCCGACGACACGTTGCCTGATGGTTTCCATGTGAGGAAAGGCGATGTGGTGGCTTACCAACCATATGCGATGGGGAGAATGACAGCCATATGGGGTGATGATGCAGGAGAGTTCAGACCAGAGAGGTGGCTCGATGAGGATGGCTGCTTTCGACCTGAAAACCCTTTCAAGTTCACTGCTTTCCAG GCTGGGCCAAGAATCTGTTTGGGGAAGGAATTTGCCTACAGGCAGATGAAGACACTCTCAGCTGTTGTGCTCAGATTCTTCACCTTGAGATTGAGTGATGAGACCAAAGCAGTCAACTATAGGACCATGATCAATCTCCACATCGATGGGGGGCTCCTTCTTCGCGTCCTTCCTAGGGAGGACACTCAGTCTACAGAATCAATCAACGTGGACCATGGCCTCACGCACTGA